A genomic stretch from Kogia breviceps isolate mKogBre1 chromosome 1, mKogBre1 haplotype 1, whole genome shotgun sequence includes:
- the SYPL2 gene encoding synaptophysin-like protein 2 isoform X2, with protein sequence MSSTESSSRTTDKSPRQQVDRLLVGLRWRRLEEPLGFIKVLQWLFAIFAFGSCGSYSGETGATVRCNNEAKDVSTIIVSFGYPFRLNRVQYEMPLCDDESTTKTMHLMGDFSAPAEFFVTLGIFSFFYTIAALVLYLRFHNIYTENRRFPLVDFCVTVSFTFFWLVAAAAWGKGLTDVKGATRPSSLTAAMSVCHGEEAVCSAGATPSMGLANISVLFGFISFFLWAGNCWFVFKETPWHGQGQDQGQGAGQESAAEQGAVEKQ encoded by the exons ATGTCCTCGACGGAGAGCTCCAGTCGCACGACGGACAAGTCGCCGCGCCAGCAG GTGGACCGCCTGCTCGTGGGGCTGCGCTGGAGGCGGCTGGAGGAGCCGCTGGGCTTCATCAAAGTTCTCCAGTGG CTCTTTGCTATTTTCGCCTTCGGGTCCTGCGGCTCCTACAGTGGGGAAACAGGAGCAACGGTTCGCTGCAACAACGAAGCCAAGGACGTGAGCACCATCATTGTTTCGTTCGGCTATCCCTTCAG GTTGAACCGGGTCCAGTATGAGATGCCCCTCTGCGACGATGAATCCACCACCAAGACCATGCATCTCATGGGGGACTTCTCTGCCCCCGCCGAGTTCTTCGTGACCCTGggcatcttttccttcttctacaCCATAGCTGCACTCGTCCTCTACCTGCGTTTCCACAACATCTACACGGAGAACAGGCGCTTTCCCCTGGTG GACTTCTGTGTGACTGTCTCCTTCACCTTTTTCTGGCTGGTAGCTGCAGCTGCCTGGGGCAAGGGCCTGACTGACGTCAAGGGGGCCACACGACCATCCAGCCTGACAGCAGCCATGTCTGTGTGCCATGGAGAGGAGGCGGTGTGCAGTGCCGGGGCCACGCCCTCCATGGGACTGGCCAACATCTCCGTG CTCTTTGGCTTTATCAGCTTCTTCCTGTGGGCCGGGAACTGTTGGTTTGTGTTCAAGGAGACCCCGTGGCATGGGCAGGGCCAGGACCAGGGCCAGGGCGCCGGCCAGGAGAGCGCAGCTGAGCAGGGAGCGGTGGAGAAGCAGTAA
- the SYPL2 gene encoding synaptophysin-like protein 2 isoform X1 yields the protein MARLLRKVAGGAERRPRPRRARTAAAPRPTQPDGIPGRRRPLALWYSSLPPPRVSSPEPHRGPRGPSAAPRPRRASMSSTESSSRTTDKSPRQQVDRLLVGLRWRRLEEPLGFIKVLQWLFAIFAFGSCGSYSGETGATVRCNNEAKDVSTIIVSFGYPFRLNRVQYEMPLCDDESTTKTMHLMGDFSAPAEFFVTLGIFSFFYTIAALVLYLRFHNIYTENRRFPLVDFCVTVSFTFFWLVAAAAWGKGLTDVKGATRPSSLTAAMSVCHGEEAVCSAGATPSMGLANISVLFGFISFFLWAGNCWFVFKETPWHGQGQDQGQGAGQESAAEQGAVEKQ from the exons CCGGCGGGGCAGAGCGGCGGCCGCGGCCTCGGCGAGCGCGAACAGCAGCGGCCCCGCGACCCACCCAGCCAGACGGGATCCCGGGCCGCCGACGGCCTCTCGCGCTTTGGTACAGCTCGCTTCCCCCGCCGCGGGTCAGCAGCCCCGAGCCCCACCGCGGTCCCCGCGGACCTAGCgccgcgccccggccccgccgcgcCAGCATGTCCTCGACGGAGAGCTCCAGTCGCACGACGGACAAGTCGCCGCGCCAGCAG GTGGACCGCCTGCTCGTGGGGCTGCGCTGGAGGCGGCTGGAGGAGCCGCTGGGCTTCATCAAAGTTCTCCAGTGG CTCTTTGCTATTTTCGCCTTCGGGTCCTGCGGCTCCTACAGTGGGGAAACAGGAGCAACGGTTCGCTGCAACAACGAAGCCAAGGACGTGAGCACCATCATTGTTTCGTTCGGCTATCCCTTCAG GTTGAACCGGGTCCAGTATGAGATGCCCCTCTGCGACGATGAATCCACCACCAAGACCATGCATCTCATGGGGGACTTCTCTGCCCCCGCCGAGTTCTTCGTGACCCTGggcatcttttccttcttctacaCCATAGCTGCACTCGTCCTCTACCTGCGTTTCCACAACATCTACACGGAGAACAGGCGCTTTCCCCTGGTG GACTTCTGTGTGACTGTCTCCTTCACCTTTTTCTGGCTGGTAGCTGCAGCTGCCTGGGGCAAGGGCCTGACTGACGTCAAGGGGGCCACACGACCATCCAGCCTGACAGCAGCCATGTCTGTGTGCCATGGAGAGGAGGCGGTGTGCAGTGCCGGGGCCACGCCCTCCATGGGACTGGCCAACATCTCCGTG CTCTTTGGCTTTATCAGCTTCTTCCTGTGGGCCGGGAACTGTTGGTTTGTGTTCAAGGAGACCCCGTGGCATGGGCAGGGCCAGGACCAGGGCCAGGGCGCCGGCCAGGAGAGCGCAGCTGAGCAGGGAGCGGTGGAGAAGCAGTAA